The Candidatus Melainabacteria bacterium RIFOXYA2_FULL_32_9 genome window below encodes:
- a CDS encoding 30S ribosomal protein S16 has product MVKIRLKRLGYKKNPIYRIIVIDSREKREGRAIAELGHYNPKRKELKLDKAAATEWVKKGAQPTDTVKYLIDNSDEDGNLVRKVETEQKLSKKAKAKQEALAAQATA; this is encoded by the coding sequence ATGGTAAAAATTAGGTTAAAACGTTTAGGCTATAAGAAAAATCCGATATATAGAATAATTGTTATCGATAGCCGTGAAAAAAGAGAAGGTAGAGCTATAGCAGAACTCGGCCATTACAATCCTAAACGTAAGGAATTAAAGCTTGATAAAGCTGCAGCTACTGAATGGGTAAAAAAAGGTGCTCAACCAACTGATACCGTTAAATATTTAATAGATAATTCTGATGAAGACGGTAATTTAGTTAGAAAAGTAGAAACAGAACAAAAATTAAGCAAAAAAGCAAAAGCTAAACAAGAAGCTTTAGCTGCACAAGCTACTGCATAA
- a CDS encoding radical SAM protein gives MKILAKSGRKDIATVYIAEIENGKRIEFVESIQPPIPRDKKWVLIVSSLYGCPVNCRFCDAGGGYQGKLSKEDLLIQIDYLVKQYFPDNNINIDKFKIQFARMGEPAFNQNVLEVLKELPAIYNAPGLIPSISTIAPVGTEKFFDELLEIKEKYYGRKFQMQFSIHTTDVNFRDWLIPVKKWDFGKIAEYGNKFYKAGDRKITLNFALANNMPVNPQMLLNYFDPDKFLIKITPINPTFKAIKNNINSYILPEKSEYELLNELKAAGYDVILSIGELEENKIGSNCGQYLTTYQNNKESIQDSYTYQLEKV, from the coding sequence ATGAAGATCCTTGCTAAATCAGGAAGAAAAGATATAGCTACAGTATATATAGCAGAAATAGAAAACGGAAAAAGAATTGAATTTGTAGAATCAATCCAACCACCAATTCCAAGAGACAAAAAGTGGGTTTTAATTGTATCCAGTTTATATGGATGTCCGGTAAATTGCCGTTTTTGTGATGCAGGTGGAGGTTATCAAGGTAAACTTTCTAAAGAAGATTTGCTGATACAAATAGACTATCTGGTAAAACAGTACTTTCCTGATAACAATATCAATATTGATAAATTTAAAATCCAGTTTGCCAGAATGGGAGAACCGGCTTTTAACCAGAATGTACTTGAAGTCCTTAAGGAACTTCCTGCAATTTATAATGCACCTGGACTTATTCCATCAATTTCCACAATTGCACCTGTGGGAACTGAAAAATTCTTTGATGAATTATTAGAAATAAAAGAAAAATATTATGGCAGAAAATTTCAAATGCAATTTTCAATACACACAACTGATGTGAACTTTAGAGACTGGCTTATACCTGTAAAAAAATGGGATTTCGGTAAAATTGCTGAATACGGCAATAAATTTTACAAAGCAGGTGATAGAAAAATCACTCTTAACTTCGCATTAGCCAACAATATGCCTGTTAATCCTCAAATGTTACTGAATTACTTTGACCCTGATAAGTTTTTAATCAAAATAACACCAATAAATCCAACGTTTAAAGCAATTAAAAATAATATAAATTCATACATATTGCCTGAAAAATCAGAGTATGAATTACTTAATGAACTAAAAGCAGCAGGGTATGATGTAATACTTAGTATAGGTGAATTAGAAGAAAACAAAATCGGCAGCAACTGTGGACAATATTTAACAACTTATCAAAATAACAAAGAATCTATCCAGGATAGCTATACATATCAGCTGGAAAAAGTTTAG